A genomic window from Synergistes jonesii includes:
- a CDS encoding TIGR02757 family protein has product MRPLESAEARAASRPIFEKIYGDYNRRIYVSPDPLQFLYGYESAADREVVGLIASALAYGRVAQILRSVRRVLEALGEHPAEYLKRSGRGEYEEKLAGFVHRFTDCASICGFLGAIGGALREYGSLEKLFLSGWRGDIYGAMENFAGAMNAYAGCENSFLLPRPSKGSACKRMALYLRWMVRHDDVDPGGWREISPADLIVPLDTHLFNIASTLGLCSLKSANGRAAAEITENFRELCAEDPVKYDFSLTRYGIREEMTVEELFEKWHCGRGR; this is encoded by the coding sequence ATGAGGCCTCTGGAGAGCGCCGAGGCGAGGGCGGCGAGCAGGCCGATATTTGAAAAAATTTACGGGGATTACAACAGGCGTATCTATGTTTCGCCGGACCCGCTGCAATTCCTGTACGGCTACGAAAGCGCGGCGGACCGCGAAGTCGTCGGGCTGATCGCCTCGGCCCTCGCCTACGGCAGGGTGGCGCAGATATTGAGGAGCGTGCGGCGCGTCCTTGAGGCTTTAGGAGAGCATCCCGCCGAATATCTGAAGCGGAGCGGGCGCGGCGAATACGAAGAGAAACTCGCAGGCTTCGTGCACAGGTTCACCGACTGCGCTTCCATCTGCGGCTTTCTGGGCGCGATAGGCGGCGCACTGCGCGAATACGGCTCCCTGGAAAAACTGTTTCTCTCGGGGTGGCGCGGCGATATTTACGGTGCGATGGAAAATTTCGCCGGCGCGATGAACGCCTACGCCGGCTGCGAGAATTCCTTCCTCCTGCCTCGTCCGTCGAAGGGCAGCGCCTGTAAGCGCATGGCGCTCTATCTGCGCTGGATGGTGCGGCACGACGACGTCGACCCGGGCGGCTGGCGGGAAATCTCTCCCGCCGACCTGATCGTCCCGCTCGATACGCACCTCTTCAACATAGCGTCGACGCTCGGCCTCTGCTCGCTGAAGAGCGCGAACGGCAGGGCGGCCGCCGAGATAACGGAAAATTTCAGGGAGCTCTGCGCGGAGGATCCGGTGAAATATGATTTTTCTCTGACGCGTTACGGCATTCGCGAAGAGATGACGGTGGAAGAGCTCTTCGAAAAGTGGCACTGCGGCAGGGGGCGCTGA
- a CDS encoding threonine ammonia-lyase encodes MDKLPFDPTITDVLKAYKFLKERVRHTPAEYSRQLSERAGAPVYLKLENLQICGSFKVRGALYKMNTLTPSERALGVVTCSSGNHGQGVAMAAKELGVKTKIFVPKDCPETKKAAIKWLGGEFVELIVTEGDYDFAEKESHEYSAKQGMTYVSSFEDPTVIAGQGTAAFEMFTDVPDIELLLVPAGGGGLLNGTAIAAKALNPNVEIWGVQSEASNPWVVSWRDGIVKEVTYAESIADGLYGGIPQSTLTLAKTRVKGILEVTEKDLARAIAFMFREQRYVIEGAGIAGIAAALAGRAPINGRKTGIVVSGGNIDDAKLSKILAEYK; translated from the coding sequence ATGGATAAACTTCCCTTTGACCCGACCATCACCGACGTGCTCAAGGCCTATAAGTTTTTAAAAGAGCGCGTGAGGCACACGCCTGCCGAATATTCGCGACAGCTCAGCGAAAGGGCGGGCGCGCCGGTCTATTTGAAGCTTGAGAACCTTCAGATCTGCGGATCGTTCAAGGTGCGCGGGGCCCTTTACAAGATGAACACGTTGACGCCGTCCGAGCGCGCGCTCGGCGTCGTGACCTGTTCGAGCGGCAACCACGGACAGGGCGTCGCGATGGCTGCGAAGGAACTCGGCGTCAAGACGAAGATCTTCGTGCCGAAGGATTGTCCCGAAACAAAAAAGGCCGCGATAAAATGGCTCGGCGGAGAATTCGTCGAGCTGATAGTCACCGAGGGCGATTACGATTTCGCCGAGAAGGAGTCGCACGAATATTCGGCGAAGCAGGGCATGACGTACGTATCGTCGTTCGAAGATCCTACCGTCATCGCAGGCCAGGGCACGGCGGCGTTCGAAATGTTCACGGACGTCCCGGATATAGAGCTGCTTCTCGTTCCGGCCGGCGGCGGCGGGCTGCTGAACGGAACGGCGATAGCGGCGAAGGCCCTCAATCCGAACGTCGAAATCTGGGGCGTTCAAAGCGAAGCGTCGAACCCCTGGGTCGTCTCGTGGCGGGACGGAATAGTCAAGGAAGTGACCTACGCGGAATCGATCGCGGACGGGCTGTACGGCGGAATCCCGCAGAGCACGCTCACTCTCGCCAAGACGCGCGTGAAGGGGATACTCGAAGTGACGGAAAAAGATTTGGCGCGCGCGATAGCGTTCATGTTCCGCGAACAGCGCTACGTCATCGAGGGCGCCGGCATAGCCGGGATCGCGGCCGCGCTAGCCGGCAGGGCTCCGATAAACGGAAGGAAGACCGGCATAGTCGTCTCCGGAGGCAATATCGACGACGCCAAGCTGTCGAAGATTCTCGCCGAATACAAATAG
- a CDS encoding flavin reductase family protein: MANIDMKAMFSLTYGMYVVSTNLDGRLNGQIANTVMQITSEPLCVATCLNKANLTTELISKSGVFSVSVLERDVPMTFIGQFGFKSGRDIDKFANVKYRMSEGGTPLVEDWCAAAFDAKVVRTVDMPSHILFVGEVRESVFFKEAPLLTYGEYHSIKKGKSPKTAPTFGFNALK, translated from the coding sequence ATGGCGAACATCGATATGAAGGCAATGTTTTCGCTGACCTACGGCATGTATGTAGTCAGCACTAACCTTGACGGCAGGCTGAACGGGCAGATCGCAAACACTGTGATGCAGATAACCTCGGAGCCTCTGTGCGTAGCTACCTGCCTCAACAAGGCTAACCTTACGACGGAGCTGATCTCGAAGAGCGGGGTCTTTTCCGTTTCCGTGCTTGAGCGCGACGTGCCGATGACTTTCATCGGCCAGTTCGGCTTCAAATCGGGGCGCGACATAGACAAATTCGCGAACGTCAAATACAGGATGTCCGAGGGAGGCACACCGCTCGTCGAAGACTGGTGCGCCGCGGCGTTCGACGCGAAAGTCGTGCGCACGGTCGACATGCCGAGCCACATCCTTTTCGTCGGCGAGGTGCGCGAGTCGGTATTCTTCAAAGAAGCGCCTCTTCTGACCTACGGCGAATACCACAGCATCAAGAAGGGCAAGTCGCCAAAGACGGCGCCTACTTTCGGCTTCAACGCGCTCAAATAG
- a CDS encoding leucyl aminopeptidase, translating into MTIRIQNEDFDAEALAAIGIILQQGEAETLPLDPLRGDTRDFCRRVAVNEKFKAEAGSTLVIPVAEKNVRCVVLAGTGNEEESTLDALREASFRIARAAAGKGLPSLSITMADASDESRSRAVAEGASLASYRFDKYIKKDEKDKFAPVEDIVIAGGSEKGAALGAAMAEAQMWARDLANEPGNVITPVAFAERAKALAEELGIDCEIWDEKRIEEERMGAYYAVGKGSANPPRFVRLTYAPKDGAKGHIVLVGKGLTFDSGGLDIKPAEYMLTMKGDKSGACAVLGAMRAIVKLALPWKVSAIVAAAENMPGGSSYRPDDIVRARNGKTIEVFNTDCEGRMTLADALSYASELKPDMIVDIATLTGACAVALGSTSAGLFTNDEEFGGKVLGAAKACGERMWKLPMDDPNLRKLLKSPVADLVNGAGRYGGAITAAMFLEEFVEKGIPWAHIDMAAVDFVKSPYSYYVKGESGYGARTLAELVAEL; encoded by the coding sequence ATGACGATAAGAATTCAAAACGAAGATTTCGACGCAGAGGCGCTCGCCGCGATAGGCATAATCCTTCAGCAGGGAGAAGCGGAGACGCTCCCTCTCGACCCGCTGCGCGGGGATACGCGCGATTTCTGCCGCCGCGTAGCGGTAAACGAAAAATTTAAAGCGGAAGCCGGCTCTACCCTCGTGATCCCTGTGGCGGAGAAGAACGTCCGCTGCGTCGTGCTCGCCGGCACTGGCAACGAGGAAGAAAGCACTCTCGACGCCCTTCGCGAAGCTTCCTTCCGCATCGCGCGCGCCGCGGCCGGCAAAGGGCTGCCGTCGCTGTCGATAACGATGGCGGACGCCTCCGACGAGAGCCGATCGCGCGCCGTCGCCGAAGGAGCCTCTCTCGCCTCTTACCGCTTCGACAAGTACATCAAAAAGGACGAAAAAGACAAGTTCGCTCCCGTCGAAGATATCGTGATAGCGGGCGGCAGCGAAAAGGGCGCGGCGCTCGGCGCGGCGATGGCCGAGGCTCAGATGTGGGCTCGCGACCTGGCGAACGAGCCGGGCAACGTGATAACCCCCGTCGCCTTTGCCGAAAGGGCGAAGGCGCTCGCGGAGGAGCTCGGCATCGACTGCGAGATATGGGACGAAAAAAGAATAGAGGAGGAAAGGATGGGCGCTTATTACGCGGTAGGCAAGGGGTCGGCGAATCCGCCGCGCTTCGTCCGTCTCACATACGCGCCGAAAGACGGCGCCAAGGGGCACATCGTCCTCGTAGGCAAGGGGCTCACCTTCGACAGCGGCGGGCTCGATATCAAGCCCGCGGAATACATGCTGACGATGAAGGGCGACAAGAGCGGCGCCTGCGCCGTGCTCGGCGCCATGCGCGCGATAGTGAAGCTCGCTCTTCCTTGGAAGGTCAGCGCCATCGTTGCCGCGGCGGAGAATATGCCCGGCGGCTCTTCGTACAGGCCGGACGACATAGTCCGCGCGCGCAACGGCAAAACGATAGAAGTCTTCAACACGGACTGCGAAGGAAGGATGACCTTGGCCGACGCGCTGAGCTATGCGTCGGAGCTGAAGCCGGACATGATAGTCGACATAGCGACGCTGACGGGGGCCTGCGCCGTGGCGCTCGGCTCGACCTCGGCGGGGCTTTTCACCAACGACGAAGAATTCGGCGGTAAGGTCCTAGGCGCGGCTAAGGCCTGCGGGGAACGTATGTGGAAGCTGCCGATGGACGACCCGAACCTCCGCAAACTGCTCAAATCGCCTGTAGCCGACCTCGTCAACGGCGCGGGACGTTACGGCGGGGCGATAACGGCGGCGATGTTTCTCGAAGAGTTCGTCGAGAAGGGCATTCCATGGGCTCATATAGACATGGCCGCCGTCGATTTCGTAAAATCGCCGTACAGTTACTACGTTAAAGGGGAATCTGGATATGGAGCGCGAACGCTTGCGGAGCTTGTAGCGGAATTGTAA
- a CDS encoding YjiH family protein, whose product MAKKESYTSAQVMHFLIPSLIGALVFLLPIPMKGSLNTILGIVIDWGKAVLKPVLPGIAMVLVVISALVSLWATVAKPEKIVKDPFWGGLLIVKPFWLISRLLGAALYILIYFKIGPEVIWNMDNGGTPGILLAPALLVIFIVLAGVVPLLTDYGLMEYVGTYARPIMKPLFRLPGRAAVDCLASWVGSCSVAVVITTKVHDEGYYSDREASIITTAFSVISIAYIYVMADFVGLPNMYFQIMAAIYAVTFILALIMPRIWPLSSMPDTFSGKAGKRRVGDDIPEGYSLGDWALRLAVERSAKQTASMTIDSGVKTFVSLVVSTMPLVVSWGTIVLIIANNTPVFQILSAPFAWCLQLMKIPEAKEVAPAFILAYADQFLAAVVGSGRTAVAAKFMCACISGTGLIYMTEVGVLILQSSIPLSFWKLTGIYVIRAVLSVFLLAPFAWLFC is encoded by the coding sequence ATGGCAAAAAAAGAGAGTTACACATCGGCGCAGGTCATGCACTTTTTGATCCCATCCCTCATCGGCGCGCTCGTGTTCCTGCTGCCCATACCGATGAAGGGCAGCCTCAACACGATCTTGGGCATCGTCATCGACTGGGGCAAGGCGGTATTGAAGCCGGTCCTGCCGGGCATCGCGATGGTCCTCGTCGTGATATCCGCGCTCGTTTCGCTCTGGGCGACGGTCGCGAAGCCGGAAAAAATAGTTAAGGATCCGTTCTGGGGGGGACTGCTGATAGTCAAACCATTCTGGCTTATTTCCCGCCTGCTCGGCGCGGCGCTTTACATCCTGATATACTTCAAGATCGGCCCTGAAGTCATATGGAACATGGACAACGGCGGGACGCCCGGCATCCTGCTGGCGCCGGCGCTGCTCGTCATATTCATCGTCCTGGCCGGGGTCGTGCCTCTGCTCACAGACTACGGGCTCATGGAATACGTCGGCACCTACGCGCGTCCGATCATGAAGCCGCTCTTCAGGCTCCCCGGGCGCGCCGCGGTCGACTGCCTCGCGTCGTGGGTCGGAAGCTGCTCCGTCGCGGTCGTCATAACGACTAAGGTGCACGACGAGGGCTATTACTCGGACAGGGAAGCCTCGATAATCACGACGGCATTCTCGGTAATCAGCATCGCCTACATCTACGTAATGGCCGATTTCGTCGGCCTGCCGAACATGTACTTCCAGATCATGGCCGCAATTTACGCGGTGACATTTATTCTTGCGCTAATCATGCCGCGCATCTGGCCGCTTTCGTCTATGCCCGACACCTTCTCCGGCAAGGCCGGCAAGCGCCGCGTCGGCGACGACATCCCCGAAGGCTATTCGCTCGGCGACTGGGCCCTAAGGCTAGCGGTCGAGCGCTCGGCGAAGCAGACGGCCTCCATGACGATCGATTCCGGAGTCAAGACCTTCGTCTCGCTCGTCGTCAGCACGATGCCGCTCGTAGTATCTTGGGGGACTATCGTTTTGATCATCGCCAACAACACGCCAGTCTTCCAGATACTCTCGGCGCCGTTCGCCTGGTGCCTGCAGCTCATGAAGATACCCGAGGCGAAGGAAGTCGCTCCGGCCTTCATCCTCGCGTACGCCGACCAGTTCCTCGCGGCGGTCGTCGGCTCGGGGCGCACGGCGGTGGCCGCGAAATTCATGTGCGCCTGCATCTCCGGCACCGGCCTCATCTACATGACCGAAGTCGGAGTGCTTATCCTTCAGTCTTCGATTCCCCTTTCCTTCTGGAAGCTGACGGGAATCTATGTCATAAGGGCCGTGCTCAGCGTCTTCCTGCTCGCGCCCTTCGCCTGGCTTTTCTGCTGA
- a CDS encoding amidohydrolase produces the protein MAENRRRDSLALINGVIYPMAYPGRAQAVFSRGGVVEALGTDKEILARCDTKTVVLDMKGRYVLPGFTDTHIHLIAAGRSLETLDLSGARSIDELVSSAKKFLSENPVPQNGWFYARGWNQNNMDENRFPDRGDLDGISTELPLFFERSCGHIAALNSRALETLNIVPGFRIAGGVIETDAKGVPNGIISETAVNWVRMKLPPHSKESLRRWYSIAADKLVSHGITSVQTDDLEIAGSVQEIFDLYESIESEEKIPLRISHQWCLRDGDELASFIESGNNKRSGRYFRSGPLKIHVDGTLGARTAALREEYSDDPGNRGVYSHSQGEMNKLVRRAQEAGMQVAFYAIGDGAIERCLNAVEAAKDADNADMAHRIVHCQVGGADLYARMASLGVMADIQPAFVTSDWPIVMHRLDAERARWSYAWKSLINAGIPVGAGSDAPSESLDPFIGIRAAILRQDLNDKPEHGWMPSQRLDRVEAFSLYTSGGANICGELPWRGTLEPGKAADMAAFMNDPFTVSENDLLNVENGLTVVDGRIRFIK, from the coding sequence ATGGCAGAGAACAGAAGAAGAGATTCACTTGCGCTTATAAACGGAGTCATCTATCCGATGGCCTATCCCGGCCGCGCGCAGGCGGTTTTCTCGCGCGGTGGAGTGGTAGAGGCGCTCGGCACCGACAAAGAGATTCTTGCGCGCTGCGATACGAAGACCGTAGTGCTCGACATGAAGGGGCGCTATGTGCTGCCCGGCTTCACCGACACGCATATCCACCTGATCGCGGCGGGGCGCAGCCTCGAGACGCTCGACCTCAGCGGCGCGCGTTCGATCGACGAACTCGTCTCGTCCGCTAAAAAATTCCTCAGCGAAAATCCAGTGCCTCAGAACGGCTGGTTCTACGCCCGCGGCTGGAATCAGAACAACATGGACGAGAACCGCTTCCCCGACAGAGGCGACCTTGACGGAATCTCGACGGAGCTGCCGCTCTTTTTTGAACGTTCCTGCGGCCACATCGCGGCGCTGAACAGCAGGGCGCTGGAAACGCTGAACATAGTGCCGGGCTTCCGTATCGCCGGAGGCGTCATCGAGACGGATGCGAAGGGCGTACCGAACGGGATAATCAGCGAAACCGCGGTGAACTGGGTCAGGATGAAACTCCCGCCCCATTCGAAAGAATCGCTGCGCCGCTGGTATTCGATAGCGGCCGACAAGCTCGTCAGCCACGGGATAACCTCCGTGCAGACGGACGACCTCGAGATAGCCGGCAGCGTTCAGGAAATTTTCGATCTCTACGAGTCCATCGAATCGGAGGAAAAGATTCCGCTGCGCATATCCCATCAGTGGTGCCTCCGCGACGGCGACGAGCTCGCCTCCTTCATCGAAAGCGGAAACAATAAAAGAAGCGGGCGCTACTTCCGTTCCGGCCCGTTAAAGATACATGTCGACGGCACGCTCGGCGCGCGCACGGCGGCGCTTCGCGAAGAATACTCCGACGACCCGGGAAACCGCGGAGTCTACTCCCACTCTCAGGGAGAGATGAACAAACTCGTCAGAAGGGCGCAGGAGGCGGGCATGCAGGTCGCGTTTTACGCGATCGGCGACGGAGCGATAGAGCGCTGTCTGAACGCGGTCGAAGCGGCGAAGGACGCGGATAACGCCGATATGGCGCACAGGATAGTCCACTGTCAGGTCGGAGGCGCGGACCTTTACGCGCGTATGGCTTCTCTCGGCGTGATGGCCGACATACAGCCGGCGTTCGTCACCTCCGACTGGCCGATCGTAATGCATCGCCTCGACGCCGAGCGCGCACGCTGGAGCTATGCGTGGAAGTCTCTGATCAACGCGGGCATTCCGGTCGGCGCAGGCTCGGACGCTCCTTCGGAGTCGCTCGACCCGTTCATCGGCATACGCGCAGCGATACTGCGCCAGGATCTGAACGACAAGCCGGAGCACGGCTGGATGCCGTCGCAGCGCCTCGACAGGGTGGAAGCCTTTTCGCTCTACACGAGCGGCGGAGCGAACATCTGCGGGGAACTGCCGTGGCGCGGCACGCTCGAACCCGGCAAGGCCGCGGACATGGCTGCGTTCATGAACGATCCGTTCACGGTGTCGGAGAACGACCTGCTGAACGTGGAAAACGGCCTTACGGTGGTCGACGGCAGGATCAGATTCATAAAATAG